The following are from one region of the Natronosporangium hydrolyticum genome:
- a CDS encoding TetR/AcrR family transcriptional regulator, giving the protein MSQDTTEIPVGRPTRLPRSARRKQLLAAAQEVFVAQGYHAAAMDEIAERAGVSKPVLYQHFPSKLELYLALLDTHCDAMVTKTRAAMAATADNKQRVRSAIEAYFDIIDHESGAFRLVFESDLRNEPAARERVERAERESIEAIADTIMADTGAGRAPAELLAAGLVGSAHTAARFWLATGRQVPRPEAESLLAALAWRGIASFPLQHGAEGWQPGPEGEVSSATNP; this is encoded by the coding sequence ATGTCCCAGGACACGACGGAGATACCCGTCGGACGGCCGACTCGCCTGCCCCGTTCGGCGCGCCGCAAGCAACTGCTCGCCGCAGCTCAGGAGGTGTTCGTCGCACAGGGTTACCATGCGGCGGCGATGGATGAGATCGCGGAGCGGGCCGGCGTCTCGAAGCCCGTGCTCTACCAGCACTTTCCGAGCAAGCTTGAGCTGTACCTCGCACTACTAGACACCCATTGTGATGCGATGGTTACCAAGACCCGGGCAGCGATGGCGGCCACCGCCGACAACAAGCAACGGGTGCGCAGCGCCATCGAGGCGTACTTCGACATCATCGACCACGAGAGCGGAGCCTTCCGGCTGGTGTTCGAGTCGGATCTGCGCAACGAACCGGCCGCCCGGGAGCGGGTGGAACGGGCCGAACGGGAGTCCATCGAGGCTATCGCGGACACGATCATGGCCGACACCGGCGCCGGCCGGGCGCCGGCGGAGCTGCTCGCGGCCGGTCTGGTCGGTTCGGCGCACACCGCCGCCCGGTTCTGGCTCGCCACCGGCCGCCAAGTGCCACGCCCGGAGGCCGAGTCGCTACTCGCCGCCCTCGCCTGGCGGGGCATTGCGAGCTTTCCGCTACAGCACGGAGCGGAGGGGTGGCAACCTGGCCCCGAAGGGGAGGTATCGTCGGCGACGAACCCGTGA
- a CDS encoding DUF3107 domain-containing protein, whose amino-acid sequence MEVKIGVQHAGRELVLESAQSSEEVEKAVTTAIADSSGVLQLVDEKGRRVIVPVDKLAYVEIAEQMHRPVGFAPVGRAQP is encoded by the coding sequence TTGGAGGTCAAAATCGGCGTCCAGCACGCCGGACGTGAGCTGGTGCTAGAGAGCGCGCAGTCGTCGGAAGAGGTGGAGAAGGCGGTCACCACCGCCATCGCCGACTCGTCCGGGGTGTTGCAGCTGGTCGACGAGAAAGGGCGGCGGGTGATCGTGCCGGTCGACAAGCTCGCCTACGTCGAGATCGCCGAGCAGATGCACCGGCCGGTGGGGTTCGCCCCGGTGGGCCGGGCACAGCCGTAA
- a CDS encoding ferritin-like fold-containing protein, protein MSEPSSPASLISTTADPGAEAVAELLGMLAYGELLAFERMASDARLAPDLDRRAVLSEMAAAEITNYQRLAARLAELGAEPQQVMTPYVQPLQAYHNRTEPRDWLEALTKAYVGDSVADDFFREVAAFLADRDRQLVLEVLHDSRYGEFAADEIRTAIAADPKLANRLSIWARRLMGEGLSQAQHVAAARPTLATLIITGAGDQDGVTALLRRLTSAHGARMNAVGLNN, encoded by the coding sequence ATGTCTGAGCCGAGCTCGCCCGCTTCCCTGATCAGCACCACCGCTGACCCCGGGGCGGAGGCAGTGGCTGAGCTGCTCGGCATGCTCGCCTACGGCGAGCTGCTGGCGTTCGAGCGGATGGCCTCCGACGCCCGGCTCGCGCCGGATCTGGACCGTCGGGCGGTGCTGTCGGAGATGGCCGCCGCGGAGATCACCAATTACCAGCGGCTCGCCGCCCGGCTGGCCGAGTTGGGGGCCGAGCCGCAGCAGGTGATGACGCCGTACGTCCAGCCGCTGCAGGCGTACCACAACCGGACCGAGCCGCGGGATTGGCTGGAGGCGCTGACCAAGGCTTACGTTGGCGACAGCGTGGCCGACGACTTCTTCCGGGAGGTCGCGGCGTTCTTAGCCGACCGGGACCGGCAGCTGGTGCTAGAGGTCCTGCACGACTCCCGGTACGGGGAGTTCGCGGCCGACGAGATCCGGACCGCGATCGCGGCCGACCCGAAGCTGGCGAACCGGCTCTCGATCTGGGCCCGCCGGTTGATGGGAGAGGGTCTGTCGCAGGCGCAGCATGTCGCGGCGGCCCGGCCGACGCTGGCGACGCTGATCATCACCGGAGCGGGGGATCAGGATGGGGTGACCGCGTTACTGCGGCGGTTGACCTCGGCGCACGGTGCCCGGATGAACGCGGTAGGGCTGAACAACTAG
- a CDS encoding DEAD/DEAH box helicase, whose translation MTDTAANQEQAEKQVKPDSPTFADLGARPETVAALAAVGITHSFAIQEYAIPIAMRGNDVIGQAPTGTGKTLGFGVPLLERVTARSEGADGTPQALVVVPTRELCLQVASDLTAGGATRGIRVLPIYGGVAYESQTDKLRAGVEIVVGTPGRLLDLARQKQLKLRQIQALVLDEADRMLDLGFLDDVEKILAMLPAERQTMLFSATMPDPIVALSRRFLRSPMTLHATHPGAAGAGAPQTRQVIYRTHSLNKVEMVARILQARERGLTIIFSRTKRGVDKVAGELDFRGFACAAVHGDLGQGARERALRAFRSGKVDVLVATDVAARGLDVTGVTHVINYDCPEDPDTYTHRIGRTGRAGATGIAVTFVDWEDMARWRLIDKSMGLATPEPPETYHTSEWLAQDLDIPSDATGILPSAQQSRAGLGAETEEDLGGSRTKERGRRRPTDRPAERSPRSPRQRRRRGGTRDAAAVGEPSTTSAPTSAPTAAVASAPEREEPTTSEGGAGRTRRRRRRGGRGAAGREGARPEQVTEATEQPAS comes from the coding sequence ATGACCGATACAGCCGCAAATCAGGAGCAAGCAGAAAAGCAAGTTAAACCGGACAGTCCGACCTTTGCGGACCTCGGCGCCCGACCGGAGACGGTGGCGGCGCTCGCCGCGGTGGGCATCACCCACTCGTTCGCCATCCAGGAGTACGCGATCCCGATCGCGATGCGGGGCAACGACGTGATCGGCCAGGCCCCCACCGGCACCGGGAAGACGCTCGGCTTCGGGGTGCCGCTGCTGGAGCGGGTCACCGCCCGCAGCGAGGGCGCCGACGGCACGCCGCAGGCACTGGTGGTCGTACCCACCCGCGAGCTGTGCCTCCAGGTCGCCAGCGACCTGACCGCCGGCGGCGCCACCCGCGGGATCCGGGTCCTGCCGATCTACGGCGGGGTCGCCTACGAGTCGCAGACCGACAAGCTGCGCGCCGGCGTCGAGATCGTGGTGGGGACCCCCGGCCGGCTACTCGACCTGGCCCGGCAGAAGCAGCTGAAGCTACGGCAAATCCAGGCGCTGGTGCTCGACGAGGCCGACCGGATGCTCGACCTCGGGTTCCTCGACGACGTCGAGAAGATCCTCGCGATGCTGCCGGCCGAGCGGCAGACCATGCTCTTCTCGGCCACGATGCCGGACCCGATCGTGGCCCTGTCCCGCCGGTTCCTCCGGTCGCCGATGACGCTGCACGCCACCCACCCAGGGGCGGCCGGGGCCGGGGCGCCGCAGACCCGCCAGGTCATCTACCGCACCCACTCGCTCAACAAGGTCGAGATGGTCGCCCGCATCCTGCAAGCCCGGGAGCGCGGCCTGACCATCATCTTCTCGCGTACCAAGCGGGGGGTCGACAAGGTCGCGGGTGAACTCGACTTCCGAGGCTTCGCCTGCGCCGCGGTCCACGGCGACCTCGGCCAGGGTGCTCGGGAACGGGCGCTGCGCGCGTTCCGCAGCGGCAAGGTCGACGTACTTGTCGCCACCGACGTCGCCGCCCGCGGGCTGGATGTGACCGGGGTCACTCACGTGATCAACTACGACTGCCCCGAGGACCCCGACACCTACACCCACCGGATCGGCCGCACCGGCCGGGCCGGGGCCACCGGCATCGCGGTGACCTTCGTCGACTGGGAAGACATGGCCCGCTGGCGGCTGATCGACAAGTCGATGGGGCTGGCCACGCCCGAACCACCCGAGACTTACCACACCTCCGAGTGGCTAGCCCAGGATCTAGACATCCCCAGCGACGCCACCGGCATCCTGCCCTCGGCGCAACAGTCCCGGGCCGGGCTCGGCGCCGAGACCGAGGAAGACCTCGGCGGTTCCCGGACCAAGGAGCGCGGCCGCCGCCGCCCCACCGACCGGCCAGCCGAACGCTCCCCCCGCAGCCCCCGGCAACGCCGCCGCCGCGGCGGCACCCGAGACGCCGCCGCCGTGGGCGAGCCCTCGACCACCTCGGCGCCTACTTCGGCGCCCACCGCGGCGGTCGCTTCGGCACCGGAGCGGGAGGAGCCGACCACCTCCGAGGGCGGGGCCGGCCGTACCCGCCGCCGTCGGCGCCGCGGCGGTCGCGGTGCCGCGGGCCGGGAAGGTGCCCGTCCGGAGCAGGTCACCGAGGCCACCGAGCAGCCGGCCAGCTGA
- a CDS encoding MBL fold metallo-hydrolase: MTTPPQVASWPRSFRDRLTGPLPRPVDVWRMVRERGPTRQLLAQAGAVPVAPGAPTGPPPAPEPATTALTWAGHASFVITIGGLTVLTDPVWSRRIPGILPRITPPGIAWSALPPIDAVVISHNHYDHLDAPTIRRLPRDTPVFVPANLGRWFRRRGFTEVREFDWWQSWRLREVEFDFVPAHHWSRRTLTDTCRSLWGGWVLSSGAERIYFAGDTGYGHWFREIGDRYPGIDLALLPVGAYQPRWFMHAMHVDPEEAVQACLDLTATRMVPMHWGTFILSNEPIIEPLTRATEAWTRAGRPRDDLWDLAIGETRTL; encoded by the coding sequence ATGACCACGCCACCGCAGGTCGCCAGCTGGCCCCGTTCATTCCGTGACCGGCTCACCGGGCCCCTGCCCCGCCCGGTCGATGTCTGGCGGATGGTGCGGGAACGCGGCCCCACCCGGCAGCTCCTCGCACAGGCCGGCGCGGTGCCGGTCGCGCCGGGTGCACCGACCGGGCCGCCGCCCGCCCCGGAGCCGGCGACCACCGCATTGACCTGGGCGGGCCACGCCAGCTTCGTGATCACGATCGGTGGGCTGACGGTGCTCACCGACCCGGTGTGGTCCCGCCGGATCCCCGGCATCCTCCCCCGGATCACGCCACCGGGCATCGCCTGGTCCGCGCTACCACCGATCGACGCGGTGGTGATCAGCCACAACCACTATGATCACCTCGACGCGCCCACCATCCGCCGGCTACCCCGCGACACCCCGGTATTCGTGCCGGCCAACCTCGGCCGATGGTTCCGCCGTCGAGGGTTCACCGAGGTACGCGAGTTCGACTGGTGGCAGTCGTGGCGGCTTCGTGAGGTGGAGTTCGACTTCGTTCCGGCGCACCACTGGAGCCGGCGCACCCTCACCGACACCTGCCGCAGCCTGTGGGGCGGTTGGGTGCTCAGCTCCGGAGCGGAGCGGATCTACTTCGCCGGTGACACCGGTTACGGCCACTGGTTCCGCGAGATCGGCGACCGCTACCCCGGCATCGACCTCGCGCTGTTGCCGGTCGGCGCCTACCAGCCCCGCTGGTTCATGCACGCCATGCACGTCGACCCCGAGGAGGCGGTGCAGGCCTGCCTGGATTTGACGGCGACCCGCATGGTGCCGATGCACTGGGGGACCTTCATCCTGTCCAACGAGCCGATCATCGAACCCCTGACCCGCGCCACCGAAGCGTGGACGCGGGCCGGCCGCCCCCGCGACGACCTCTGGGATCTGGCGATCGGCGAGACCCGAACGTTGTGA
- a CDS encoding class I SAM-dependent methyltransferase, with amino-acid sequence MPEPLPPVLSELRTLLLGGDLIRAVAAGKRRGRQPAARRAELRPVTLRGEAQLQLVTTVGERPTTRNLGYGPPAEAAVDELLAEPFGSWLVEAGGATLQVRVTKSGQAQVHRAAGSTPPSATPNHDRSRRHLLDPGDPLFGSIGADAAKRRQVDAFLRALAATLPEPGTDPERLPQPLHIVDLGCGNAYLTFAAYRWLTTERGLDVNVVGVDVRDDQRARNTALAAQLGWSDRLTFAAGSIADAVVTPAPELVLALHACDTATDDALARAVGWGARWILAAPCCHHDVAAQLRRSPSPPYPPLVRHGILRERFADVLTDSLRASLLRQHGYRVEVVEFIDSQHTPRNLLLRAAYTGAPATAAQQQEYADLTSAWSVTPQLAKLLPPTLPTPPG; translated from the coding sequence ATGCCCGAACCATTGCCCCCGGTCCTGTCGGAGCTGCGTACCCTCCTGCTCGGCGGCGACCTGATCCGCGCGGTCGCCGCCGGCAAGCGACGCGGTCGGCAGCCGGCGGCGCGCCGGGCCGAGCTGCGGCCGGTGACCCTGCGCGGCGAGGCCCAGCTACAGCTGGTCACCACCGTTGGCGAGCGCCCCACCACCCGCAACCTCGGCTACGGCCCGCCCGCCGAGGCCGCGGTCGACGAACTGCTCGCGGAACCGTTCGGCAGCTGGCTCGTGGAGGCCGGCGGCGCCACCCTCCAGGTGCGGGTCACCAAGTCCGGGCAGGCGCAGGTCCACCGCGCCGCCGGCAGTACGCCGCCCTCGGCCACGCCCAACCATGACCGGAGCCGGCGGCACCTGCTCGACCCCGGCGATCCGCTCTTCGGCAGCATCGGCGCGGACGCTGCCAAACGCCGCCAGGTGGACGCCTTCCTGCGGGCGTTGGCGGCGACGCTGCCGGAACCGGGCACCGACCCCGAACGATTGCCGCAGCCGCTGCACATCGTCGATCTCGGCTGCGGCAACGCGTACCTCACCTTCGCCGCCTACCGGTGGCTGACCACCGAGCGCGGGCTCGACGTCAACGTGGTCGGGGTGGATGTCCGCGACGACCAGCGGGCCCGCAACACCGCGCTCGCCGCGCAGCTCGGCTGGTCGGACCGGCTCACCTTCGCCGCCGGCAGCATCGCCGACGCGGTGGTGACCCCCGCGCCCGAGCTGGTCCTCGCGCTGCACGCCTGCGACACCGCCACCGACGACGCCCTCGCCCGGGCGGTGGGCTGGGGGGCCCGTTGGATCCTGGCCGCCCCGTGCTGCCACCACGATGTGGCGGCGCAGCTGCGCCGGTCGCCGAGCCCGCCCTACCCGCCGCTGGTCCGGCACGGCATCCTGCGGGAACGGTTCGCCGACGTCCTCACCGACTCGTTGCGGGCGTCGCTGTTGCGGCAGCACGGTTACCGGGTGGAGGTGGTGGAGTTCATCGACTCCCAGCACACCCCGCGGAATCTGCTGCTGCGCGCCGCCTATACCGGCGCCCCCGCGACCGCTGCCCAACAACAGGAGTACGCCGACCTGACCAGTGCCTGGTCGGTCACCCCACAGCTGGCGAAGCTGTTGCCGCCGACCCTGCCCACCCCGCCCGGGTAA
- a CDS encoding helix-turn-helix domain-containing protein, with protein sequence MTRRTLQGDVGQLLRTVRERRGLSQSRLAARVGTSQQRLSQVERGVANPTLGDLERLFDGLGQRLRVAAVPHAEAVREVRVRLLDRLPAAVVIRLGDHQLRVPPMSWLTAHDPDLAELLARLTRAGWAGSAATASPAVG encoded by the coding sequence GTGACCAGGCGGACACTGCAAGGTGATGTGGGGCAGCTGCTCCGGACGGTAAGGGAGCGCCGAGGCCTTTCCCAGTCCCGGCTGGCGGCCCGGGTGGGGACCAGCCAACAGCGCCTCTCGCAAGTGGAGCGGGGGGTCGCCAACCCGACGCTGGGGGACCTCGAGCGACTCTTCGATGGGCTGGGCCAGCGGCTCCGGGTGGCGGCCGTTCCGCACGCCGAGGCGGTCCGGGAGGTGCGGGTGCGTCTGCTCGACCGCCTGCCGGCCGCGGTCGTCATTCGCCTGGGCGATCACCAACTCCGGGTGCCGCCAATGTCCTGGCTCACGGCGCACGATCCGGACCTCGCGGAGTTGCTGGCGCGGCTTACCCGGGCGGGGTGGGCAGGGTCGGCGGCAACAGCTTCGCCAGCTGTGGGGTGA
- the uppS gene encoding polyprenyl diphosphate synthase translates to MRQALYRWYARRLQRRLPADRLPRHVAVVMDGNRRWARRAGLDSVSAGHQQGAEHLARVLEWCADLGITQVTAFVCSADNLRKRDDGEVGFLMRLAEQGVEQRLARPDNRWRLHLAGQLDILPDSTARALKAAAAATQDRAGYDLTLAIGYDGRTEIADAVRGLLDDAARAGETVESLAASLDPERIAAHLYTGGLPDPDLVIRTSGEQRLGGFLLWQTAHSELYFCDVYWPGFRRVDFLRALRSYAARQARFADPAPPAQPVR, encoded by the coding sequence ATGCGGCAAGCGCTCTATCGCTGGTATGCCCGGCGACTTCAACGTCGACTGCCGGCCGACCGGCTCCCCCGACACGTCGCGGTGGTCATGGACGGTAACCGTCGGTGGGCCCGGCGGGCGGGCCTCGACAGCGTCAGCGCCGGCCACCAGCAGGGCGCCGAACACCTGGCGCGAGTCCTCGAATGGTGCGCCGACCTCGGCATCACGCAGGTCACCGCGTTTGTCTGCTCCGCCGACAACCTGCGTAAGCGGGACGACGGCGAGGTCGGCTTTCTGATGCGGCTCGCCGAACAGGGGGTCGAGCAGCGGCTTGCCCGCCCGGACAACCGGTGGCGCCTGCACCTCGCAGGCCAGCTGGACATCCTGCCGGACAGCACCGCCCGCGCGCTGAAGGCGGCGGCGGCGGCGACCCAGGATCGCGCCGGCTACGACCTTACGCTGGCGATCGGCTACGACGGCCGTACCGAGATCGCCGATGCTGTCCGAGGCCTGCTCGACGACGCCGCCAGGGCGGGCGAGACGGTCGAATCGTTGGCGGCGAGCCTGGATCCGGAGCGGATCGCCGCCCATCTCTACACCGGCGGCCTGCCCGACCCGGATCTGGTCATCCGCACCAGCGGCGAGCAGCGGCTGGGCGGCTTCCTGCTGTGGCAGACCGCGCACTCGGAGCTCTACTTCTGCGACGTCTACTGGCCGGGTTTCCGGCGGGTCGACTTCCTCCGGGCGCTACGGAGCTACGCCGCCCGCCAAGCCCGTTTCGCCGACCCCGCTCCGCCAGCACAGCCGGTGCGTTGA
- a CDS encoding TrkH family potassium uptake protein, whose amino-acid sequence MIARGEGSLSKHPARLVPLAFLAAIGISTVLLMLPAARADPAASTSLVTALFTATSAICVTGLIVVDTAHWSDFGHAVIICSVKAGGYGIMTAATLLALLVARRLGVRTRLLATTEGRSLDMANIKGVLIRVALIQLAFELVVAAVLTIRWWSGYGRSFEEAAWQGIFHGISAFNNGGFSLFTTSMEEYVGDWWISGALAFGVIAGSLGFPVLIELGRQLRRPEHWTLHTRLTIIGSALLLVVGFVALLAFEWRNPATLGPLGVGEKVLAAFFNGAMPRSGGFNSIEFSALHAESIIITIGLMFIGGGSASTAGGIKVATFLLLAYIIWSEIRGEPDVVVGRRRVAGPAQREALSVALLGVALVVVGTLLVELVTDGFPLEYILFDVVSAFATVGLSTGVTAAAPEPAQLIIAAWMFIGRVGPMVLATGLALNTRQRMYRYPQERPIVG is encoded by the coding sequence ATGATCGCGCGAGGAGAGGGCAGTTTGAGTAAGCACCCTGCTCGGCTCGTGCCGTTGGCGTTTCTCGCCGCGATCGGGATCAGCACGGTCCTGCTCATGCTGCCCGCCGCCCGGGCCGACCCGGCGGCGTCGACCAGCCTCGTCACCGCGCTGTTCACCGCCACTTCCGCGATCTGTGTCACCGGACTGATCGTGGTCGACACCGCCCACTGGTCCGACTTCGGCCACGCAGTCATCATCTGCTCGGTGAAGGCCGGCGGCTACGGCATCATGACCGCCGCGACGCTGCTCGCGCTGCTGGTCGCCCGGAGACTCGGGGTCCGCACCCGGCTGCTCGCCACCACCGAGGGCCGCAGCTTGGACATGGCCAACATCAAGGGCGTGCTGATCCGGGTCGCGCTGATTCAGCTCGCCTTCGAGCTGGTGGTCGCGGCGGTGCTGACGATCCGCTGGTGGAGCGGGTACGGCCGGAGCTTCGAAGAGGCGGCGTGGCAGGGCATCTTCCACGGCATCTCCGCCTTCAACAACGGCGGCTTCTCGCTCTTCACCACCTCCATGGAGGAGTACGTCGGCGACTGGTGGATCAGCGGCGCCCTGGCCTTCGGGGTGATCGCTGGCAGCCTCGGCTTCCCGGTGCTGATCGAACTGGGCCGGCAGCTGCGCCGCCCCGAGCACTGGACCCTGCATACCCGGCTCACCATCATCGGCTCGGCGCTGCTGCTGGTGGTCGGCTTCGTCGCACTGCTGGCGTTCGAGTGGCGCAACCCGGCCACGCTCGGACCGCTGGGGGTGGGCGAGAAGGTGCTGGCCGCCTTCTTCAACGGCGCGATGCCCCGGTCCGGCGGATTCAACAGCATCGAGTTCAGCGCGCTGCACGCCGAGTCGATCATCATCACGATCGGACTGATGTTCATCGGCGGCGGCAGCGCCTCCACCGCCGGCGGGATCAAGGTCGCGACGTTCCTGCTGCTGGCGTACATCATCTGGTCGGAGATCCGAGGTGAGCCGGACGTGGTGGTCGGCCGCCGCCGGGTGGCCGGGCCGGCGCAGCGGGAGGCGCTCAGCGTGGCGCTGCTCGGGGTGGCGCTGGTGGTGGTGGGCACGCTGCTGGTGGAGCTGGTCACCGACGGGTTCCCGCTCGAGTACATCCTCTTCGACGTGGTCTCGGCCTTCGCCACCGTCGGTCTCTCCACCGGGGTCACCGCGGCGGCCCCCGAGCCCGCTCAGCTGATCATCGCGGCGTGGATGTTCATCGGGCGGGTGGGGCCGATGGTGCTGGCGACCGGGCTGGCGCTGAACACCCGGCAGCGGATGTACCGTTATCCCCAGGAGCGACCGATCGTCGGCTGA
- a CDS encoding potassium channel family protein: MASKASTDGILVVGLGRFGGQVAASLIRLGHEVLAIDEDEQIVQKWADRLTHVVQADATDEDALRQLGVGDLRRAIVGIGTEIEASVLSVLTLNDLGVRDLWAKAISAKHGKILSAVGADHVIYPEAAMGERVAHLIASQMLDFIEFDDGYAMAKVQAPTEAIGRTLGDSKLRSKYGVTVVAVKMTGSDFTYARPETMVYGGALLIVAGKTPDVERFSSVT, from the coding sequence TTGGCTAGCAAGGCCTCCACCGACGGCATCCTGGTGGTGGGGTTGGGCCGGTTCGGCGGCCAAGTCGCCGCCTCGCTGATCCGGCTCGGCCACGAGGTGTTGGCGATCGACGAAGACGAGCAGATCGTGCAGAAGTGGGCCGACCGGCTCACCCACGTGGTGCAGGCCGACGCCACCGACGAGGATGCGCTCCGGCAACTTGGTGTCGGGGACCTGCGCCGGGCGATCGTCGGGATCGGCACCGAGATCGAGGCCAGCGTGCTGAGCGTGCTCACCCTGAATGATCTCGGGGTGCGGGACCTCTGGGCGAAGGCGATCAGCGCCAAGCACGGCAAGATCCTCTCCGCGGTCGGGGCCGACCACGTGATCTACCCGGAGGCGGCGATGGGCGAGCGGGTCGCCCACCTCATCGCCAGCCAGATGCTCGACTTCATCGAGTTCGACGACGGGTACGCGATGGCGAAGGTGCAGGCACCGACCGAGGCGATCGGCCGCACCCTCGGCGACAGCAAACTCCGCAGCAAGTACGGCGTGACCGTGGTGGCGGTGAAGATGACCGGTTCGGACTTCACCTACGCCCGGCCGGAGACCATGGTCTACGGCGGGGCGCTGCTGATCGTCGCCGGCAAGACCCCGGACGTGGAGCGGTTCTCGTCAGTTACCTGA
- a CDS encoding ABC transporter permease subunit codes for MINPTVVRITLRGLLGRRRFLLLLPLPLLVVGLALLADLIGARPVDWVSGILIGLGVAVVLPVLALIIAASVLGSEIDDGTVVHILAKPLPRREIICSKLLVAVVVTFVAVGPALLLGGALAEPAIGLGLLVGAAAGAFAYAAVFLALSLLTRRPVLIGLVYVLVWEGLLTNLLSGAQVLSIQQYVITIADQVAGSTLLTSSVSLPVALAMTAVVTVGATVLATDRLRSFAVAGT; via the coding sequence ATGATCAATCCAACGGTTGTCCGGATCACCCTCCGGGGTCTACTCGGGCGGCGCCGGTTCCTGCTCCTACTACCGCTGCCCCTACTCGTGGTCGGGCTGGCCCTGCTCGCCGACCTGATCGGCGCCCGGCCGGTCGACTGGGTGTCCGGCATCCTGATCGGACTCGGCGTCGCGGTGGTGCTGCCGGTGTTGGCGTTGATCATCGCGGCGAGCGTCCTCGGGTCCGAGATCGACGACGGGACGGTCGTCCACATCCTCGCCAAGCCCTTACCCCGGCGCGAGATCATCTGCTCCAAACTGCTGGTGGCGGTGGTGGTCACTTTCGTCGCGGTGGGGCCGGCGCTGCTGCTCGGCGGGGCGCTGGCCGAGCCCGCCATCGGGCTAGGCCTGCTGGTCGGAGCGGCGGCGGGCGCCTTCGCGTACGCCGCGGTCTTCCTGGCGCTGTCGCTGCTCACCCGCCGCCCGGTGCTGATCGGGTTGGTCTACGTCCTGGTCTGGGAGGGGCTGCTGACCAACCTGCTCAGCGGTGCCCAGGTGCTCTCGATCCAGCAGTATGTGATCACGATCGCGGATCAGGTGGCGGGCTCGACGCTGCTGACCAGCTCGGTGTCGCTGCCGGTCGCCCTCGCCATGACCGCGGTGGTGACGGTCGGCGCTACCGTACTGGCGACCGACCGGCTCCGGTCGTTCGCGGTCGCCGGCACCTGA
- a CDS encoding ABC transporter ATP-binding protein: MKVELNDVSRWYGNVVAVNNVSMTLGPGVTGLLGPNGAGKTTLLHMMSGFLPPSRGTVTLDGVPAWRQPAVYRSLGLVTEQEAVHGFLTGYEFVLASARLHRLPDPAAAARRAIAQVELDDAQHRRIGTYSKGMRQRARVASALVHEPAVLLLDEPFNGMDPRQRMQMMRLLHELGESGHTVLFSSHILEEVAQLSGTVQVIVAGRLAASGDYRSIRRLMTHRPHVFTVHSSDDRRLAVALLAEASVVGVELLPAGGLTVRSRDYGAFARALPRIAVAQQLRLTGLVPTDESLESVFSYLVAS; the protein is encoded by the coding sequence ATGAAGGTGGAACTCAACGACGTCTCCCGGTGGTACGGCAACGTGGTGGCGGTCAACAACGTCAGCATGACGCTCGGGCCCGGGGTGACCGGTCTACTCGGCCCGAACGGTGCCGGTAAGACCACCCTGCTGCACATGATGTCCGGCTTCCTGCCCCCGTCCCGGGGCACGGTGACGCTCGATGGGGTTCCGGCGTGGCGGCAGCCCGCGGTCTACCGCAGCCTCGGGCTGGTGACCGAACAGGAGGCGGTGCACGGCTTCCTGACCGGCTACGAGTTCGTGCTCGCCAGCGCCCGGCTGCATCGACTGCCCGATCCGGCGGCGGCGGCCCGGCGCGCCATCGCGCAGGTCGAGTTGGACGATGCCCAGCACCGGCGGATCGGCACCTACTCGAAGGGGATGCGGCAGCGGGCCCGGGTCGCCTCGGCGCTGGTCCACGAGCCGGCCGTGCTGCTGCTCGACGAGCCCTTCAACGGCATGGACCCGCGGCAACGGATGCAGATGATGCGGCTGCTGCACGAACTCGGTGAGTCGGGTCACACGGTGCTGTTCAGCTCGCACATTCTGGAGGAGGTGGCACAGCTCTCCGGGACGGTGCAGGTGATCGTGGCCGGGCGGCTCGCCGCCTCCGGTGACTACCGCAGCATCCGCCGGCTGATGACCCACCGGCCGCACGTGTTCACCGTCCACTCCAGCGACGACCGCCGGTTGGCGGTCGCCCTGCTCGCCGAGGCGTCGGTGGTCGGGGTCGAGCTGCTGCCCGCCGGCGGGCTCACCGTCCGCAGCAGGGACTATGGCGCGTTCGCCCGCGCACTGCCCCGGATCGCCGTGGCGCAACAGCTGCGGCTCACCGGGCTGGTCCCCACCGACGAGTCCTTGGAAAGCGTCTTCTCCTACCTGGTGGCATCATGA